One genomic segment of Bos javanicus breed banteng chromosome 23, ARS-OSU_banteng_1.0, whole genome shotgun sequence includes these proteins:
- the LOC133235938 gene encoding putative olfactory receptor 2B8 → MFLDVMEQKNGSSFTGFILLGFSDRPQLELVLFVVLLIFYVFTLLGNTTIIALSYLDPRLHTPMYFFLSNLSFLDMCYTTSIVPQFLFNLSGADKSISFGGCEVQFFISLALGCTECILLGVMAFDRYAAVCRPLHYTVIMHPRLCALMASASWVTGFAISLLQTVLIFLLPLCGRNKLDHFFCEIPPFLKLACVDTTMNVYATFFASIIILLTPVSLIMFSYGRIVRAVLRIKSTTGRRKAFGTCGSHFTVVSLFFGTAIYVYFQPSSSDNQDQEKFMSLFYTVIIPMTNPLIYTLRKRDVKGAMKKVLWKDPDSR, encoded by the exons ATGTTCTTAGATGT GATGGAACAGAAAAATGGAAGTTCTTTCACTGGGTTTATCCTACTAGGTTTCTCTGACAGGCCTCAACTTGAACTAGTCCTCTTTGTGGTCCTTTTGATCTTCTACGTCTTCACTTTGCTGGGAAACACAACCATCATTGCACTGTCCTACTTGGACCCACGTCTTCACACCCCGATGTACTTTTTCCTCTCTAACCTGAGCTTTCTGGACATGTGCTACACCACCAGCATTGTTCCCCAGTTCCTATTTAATCTCAGTGGAGCAGACAAATCCATCTCCTTTGGTGGCTGTGAAGTTCAGTTCTTCATCTCTCTGGCGTTGGGATGTACAGAATGTATTCTCCTAGGAGTTATGGCATTTGACCGCTATGCAGCTGTTTGCAGGCCCCTTCACTACACAGTAATCATGCACCCCCGTCTGTGTGCCCTGATGGCTTCTGCTTCGTGGGTCACTGGTTTTGCTATCTCCTTATTGCAGACAGTGCTCATCTTCCTTTTACCACTTTGTGGGAGAAATAAATTAGACCACTTCTTTTGTGAGATCCCTCCTTTTCTCAAACTTGCCTGTGTTGACACCACCATGAATGTGTATGCAACCTTTTTTGCCAGTATCATCATTCTTCTCACACCTGTTTCATTAATCATGTTCTCCTATGGTCGGATTGTCAGGGCCGTGTTAAGAATAAAGTCCACTACAGGCCGGAGAAAAGCATTTGGCACGTGTGGATCCCACTTCACGGTGGTTTCCCTGTTCTTTGGCACAGCCATCTATGTGTATTTTCAGCCCAGTAGCAGCGACAACCAGGATCAGGAAAAGTTCATGTCTCTCTTCTACACTGTCATTATCCCCATGACCAACCCCCTCATATATACGCTGAGGAAGAGGGATGTGAAGGGAGCGATGAAGAAGGTGCTTTGGAAGGACCCTGACTCCAGATGA